A genomic segment from Acidobacteriota bacterium encodes:
- a CDS encoding nuclear transport factor 2 family protein, whose amino-acid sequence MKGTLTGWTGAALAACLLLTLSCTPADTAGTKAAGSYAEDRAQIEDLQARYLFALDSSDLDTYVSTFTEDGVLDIIAYQAKGRAEIRKKIEEAQNVFDPTAEAVQGSYPPTGRHNITNIVIKVDGDRAVGKAYWFHYGNNNPERKAQIDSYGHYEDEMVKVDGQWLFSKRVIYNEQVADWISPGGNPKAW is encoded by the coding sequence ATGAAGGGAACACTGACCGGATGGACCGGCGCCGCCCTGGCCGCCTGCCTGCTTCTGACCCTCTCCTGCACCCCCGCCGACACCGCGGGGACGAAAGCGGCCGGCAGTTACGCCGAGGACCGCGCCCAGATCGAGGACCTGCAGGCCCGTTACCTGTTCGCGCTCGACTCGTCCGACCTGGACACCTACGTCTCCACCTTCACCGAGGACGGGGTGCTCGACATCATCGCCTACCAGGCCAAGGGGCGCGCCGAGATCCGCAAGAAGATCGAAGAGGCCCAGAACGTGTTCGATCCCACGGCGGAGGCTGTCCAGGGCTCCTACCCCCCGACGGGGCGGCACAACATCACCAACATCGTGATCAAGGTCGACGGCGACCGGGCGGTGGGGAAGGCCTACTGGTTCCATTACGGGAACAACAACCCGGAGCGGAAGGCACAGATCGATTCCTACGGGCACTACGAGGACGAGATGGTCAAGGTGGACGGCCAGTGGCTCTTCAGCAAACGCGTCATCTACAACGAGCAGGTGGCCGACTGGATCTCCCCGGGCGGCAACCCGAAG